In the genome of Streptomyces sp. Q6, the window ATCCGCGCCCGGCTGTGGATGTCCGGCGAGCTGGTCCCGGACGGCGACGAGATGACACTCCGCCCCGAACGCGTGGTCCTCCAGACCCGCACCGAGCGCCTCGGCGTCGACCTCGGCGAACTCGCCGAAGCGGCGCCCGACCCGTTGGCCCTCGCCGAACCGCGGCTGCTTCTCCACCTCGCCGACGCCCACCCCGAAGCCGTCGAACAACTCACCCGGCTCCTCGCGCCCGAGAGCCTGCACGGCGTCGTCCGCGTCCAGCCACTGGCCGTCGACCGGCACGGACTGACGCTGCGGCTGGAGCGCGTCCGGGGCCAGGCCGACGCCCGCATCCCGTTCCACGCGCCCGCCGACGACCTGACCTCCCTCGGCGAGCGGATGCACTGCCTGCTCGCCTCGGCGCAGACCGTCAGCCGTCGCCGGAGGTGACCTTCGCGCGGGCGGCGGGCCGCTCCTCGGGCCCGGGCGACGGCTGCTGACGCCGGAACGCCCAGTCCATCCGCGGCTCGACGACGTACCGGAACACCACGCGCACCGGCGGCGTGCACAGCAGCGTGATGCCGGCGACCGCGACCGCCGTGACGGCCAGCTCGCCCGCCGGGGTGTGCAGCCACGGATGCGCGTACCACTCCCAGAACCGGGAGGACTTGATGACGAAACCGTGCAGCAGGTACGCGTAGACGGTGCCGGTCCCCAGCGCCGTGAACCACAGCCTGCGCCCCGGCACCCACGCCAGGAAGCACGCCGTCAGCACGAGGGCCAGCAGGAACAGGGCGGGCGTCGCCCACAGCCCGGCCCACGCGGGCACGCCCCGACCCACCACGCTCCCGCGGTGGTAGAACCAGCCCGCGTCGAACCAAGGAGCCGCCCAGTACGCGGCGACGACCGCGGTGAGCAGCACCGGCAGCGCCGCGAGCCGCGTCCCCCAGGTGCGCAGCATCGAGAAGTGCTCGGGCCGCAGCACGAGCCCCACCACGAAGAACGGCAGGAATTGCAGGACCCGTTGGAGCGCGAGGTCACCGCCCGCGCCCGGCCACATCGACACGGCGGTCCCCACGGCGAGCGCCACCCACACGGGGTGGCGCAGTTGCAGCCACAGCGGCGTCGAGAGCCGCCAGACGAACAGGGCCGCGAGGAACCACATGAGATACCAGGGGTCCAGCAGGCTGATCGGGTACGACGGGTCGTCCCGCGCCCACCGGTAGAAGAGCGTGTACGCCACCTCGAAGACGACGTACGGCACCACGACCCCGGTGACCAGCCGCTTGAGCCGGCCCGGGGCCATGTCGAAACTGCGGGAGAAGTACCCCGAGACCAGCGCGAACGCCGGCATGTGGAAGGCGTACACCGTCAGGTACAGCGCGGTGACCGCGCGGGAGCCGTACGTCAGCGGCTCCCACGCGTGCCCGCACGCGACGAGCACGATCGTCAGGAACTTGACGTTGTCGAAGTACGACTCGCGCGCCTTCCCCGTGCCCCGGTTGATGGTCTGTGCGGCCTGCCGTTCCATCGTGCGCCCGTGCCCCTCCTCCTGCGTGGGTCAGGCCCCCCGCCTGCCCCACGCAGACCGTTCCATGGCTGGGCGTG includes:
- a CDS encoding acyltransferase family protein; the protein is MERQAAQTINRGTGKARESYFDNVKFLTIVLVACGHAWEPLTYGSRAVTALYLTVYAFHMPAFALVSGYFSRSFDMAPGRLKRLVTGVVVPYVVFEVAYTLFYRWARDDPSYPISLLDPWYLMWFLAALFVWRLSTPLWLQLRHPVWVALAVGTAVSMWPGAGGDLALQRVLQFLPFFVVGLVLRPEHFSMLRTWGTRLAALPVLLTAVVAAYWAAPWFDAGWFYHRGSVVGRGVPAWAGLWATPALFLLALVLTACFLAWVPGRRLWFTALGTGTVYAYLLHGFVIKSSRFWEWYAHPWLHTPAGELAVTAVAVAGITLLCTPPVRVVFRYVVEPRMDWAFRRQQPSPGPEERPAARAKVTSGDG
- a CDS encoding DUF2470 domain-containing protein gives rise to the protein MGVRQLATAVPTTASRARSVLAAAWTCGVTTDVGQDDLVGAHRVADDGTVRITPPPESVLAASALLAPYGRPTALLEFADAAPVPVRDRIRARLWMSGELVPDGDEMTLRPERVVLQTRTERLGVDLGELAEAAPDPLALAEPRLLLHLADAHPEAVEQLTRLLAPESLHGVVRVQPLAVDRHGLTLRLERVRGQADARIPFHAPADDLTSLGERMHCLLASAQTVSRRRR